A region from the Brassica napus cultivar Da-Ae chromosome C8, Da-Ae, whole genome shotgun sequence genome encodes:
- the LOC106412545 gene encoding protein DETOXIFICATION 31-like yields the protein MEKDNSFMDPFLTSTEELDQATQKALMNYLGVGSRASSLVSFSSTAVDIPPISNVKDFTREFRIESRKLWKLAGPAIFTSMAQFSLGAITQVFAGHISTIALAAVSIENSVIAGFSFGIMLGMGSALETLCGQAFGAGKVSLLGVYLQRSWVILTVTALILSLLYIFAAPILTFIGQTAAISAMAGIFSIYMIPQIFAYAINFPSAKFLQSQSKIMVMAAISGVALVIHTLLTWLVMSKFHWGLPGLAFVLNTSWWFIVVAQVVYIFSGTCGEAWSGFTWEAFHNLWGFIKLSLASAVMLCLEIWYFMALVLFAGYLKNAEVSVAALSICMNILGWAAMVSVGINAAVSVRVSNELGASHPRAAKFSLVVAVILSSVMGMAIAAVLLIFRDEYPVLFVEDEVVRNVVRELTPMLAFCIVINNVQPVLSGVAVGAGWQAVVAYVNIACYYLFGVPFGLLLGFKLEYGVMGIWWGMMTGTFVQSIVLTWMICKTNWDKEAAMAEERIREWGGSEEKENLLN from the exons ATGGAGAAAGATAACAGTTTCATGGATCCGTTTCTGACCTCAACGGAGGAACTTGACCAGGCAACTCAGAAAGCATTGATGAATTATCTAGGAGTCGGAAGCAGAGCATCTTCTCTTGTCTCATTCTCCTCTACCGCCGTCGATATCCCGCCGATCTCCAACGTCAAAGACTTCACCAGGGAGTTTAGAATTGAGTCTAGGAAGCTATGGAAGCTAGCCGGCCCGGCCATTTTCACATCGATGGCCCAGTTCTCTCTAGGAGCCATCACTCAGGTTTTCGCCGGACATATTAGCACCATCGCCCTCGCTGCCGTCTCCATTGAGAACTCCGTCATCGCCGGTTTCTCCTTCGGTATCATG CTTGGAATGGGAAGCGCGTTGGAAACGTTATGCGGACAAGCGTTTGGAGCAGGAAAAGTATCGCTGCTCGGCGTTTACTTACAACGTTCATGGGTGATTCTAACCGTAACCGCTCTCATCCTTTCTCTTCTCTACATCTTCGCCGCTCCAATCCTAACCTTCATAGGCCAAACCGCGGCGATCTCGGCCATGGCCGGAATATTCTCCATCTACATGATCCCACAAATCTTTGCCTACGCCATAAATTTCCCGAGCGCAAAGTTTTTGCAGTCGCAAAGCAAGATCATGGTCATGGCAGCAATCTCTGGTGTGGCTCTTGTGATCCACACGTTGCTCACGTGGCTAGTAATGTCTAAGTTCCATTGGGGACTTCCCGGTTTGGCTTTTGTGCTTAACACGTCGTGGTGGTTCATCGTTGTGGCACAAGTCGTGTATATATTTAGTGGTACTTGTGGAGAAGCTTGGTCTGGATTCACGTGGGAGGCTTTTCACAATTTGTGGGGTTTTATCAAATTGTCCTTGGCTTCTGCTGTCATGCTTTG TTTGGAGATTTGGTATTTCATGGCACTCGTATTATTTGCTGGATATTTGAAGAATGCTGAAGTCTCCGTAGCTGCCCTCTCCATATG CATGAACATTTTGGGATGGGCAGCAATGGTTTCAGTAGGGATAAACGCAGCAGTAAG TGTGAGAGTGTCAAATGAGCTTGGAGCTAGCCACCCAAGAGCGGCCAAGTTCTCTCTAGTTGTTGCCGTGATATTATCGTCAGTAATGGGAATGGCTATAGCCGCGGTCCTACTCATCTTCCGAGACGAGTACCCGGTTTTGTTTGTGGAAGATGAAGTTGTTAGGAATGTGGTTAGAGAACTCACGCCAATGCTTGCCTTTTGCATTGTCATCAACAATGTTCAACCTGTATTGTCTG GAGTGGCTGTGGGAGCAGGATGGCAAGCGGTTGTTGCCTATGTGAACATAGCTTGCTATTACTTATTTGGAGTCCCATTTGGTCTATTGTTGGGATTTAAGCTTGAATATGGAGTAATG GGAATCTGGTGGGGGATGATGACGGGAACATTTGTTCAATCGATAGTTTTGACTTGGATGATCTGCAAAACCAACTGGGACAAAGAG GCTGCAATGGCAGAAGAGAGGATAAGAGAATGGGGAGGAtcagaagagaaagagaatctTTTGAACTAA